One region of Alosa sapidissima isolate fAloSap1 chromosome 1, fAloSap1.pri, whole genome shotgun sequence genomic DNA includes:
- the LOC121713543 gene encoding CD48 antigen-like gives MSMRILCCFFQLAFALHTAGFLKSSVFRPTGGSVTLEFQQHQQPEKEQIDIVFWEYGPNTTLKYVPHKDTVTVFTHKGRVEFNKETFSMELKNLQKSDSGLYRGKISAGTEVIVEHTLSVLDPVEIPVLSVVSNWSSSDSCNVTVTCRGRDHSLNSTCDIRTCSIKEENSIDSTLSLSVRDALISCNYSNTVSWRTDKTQIELLCPFYEEQTVAHSENSNMVIGIVVPGALICVLSMAVWRWRKSKKYSSQTTYATVERQQKTPSGGEAAHQGSPLTSKPLPNTLYSTVVHPLKPVSAGENQECVVNPIYRQVEHLATHSLSGLHQ, from the exons CTGGGTTTCTTAAGTCCTCTGTGTTCAGACCAACTGGAGGATCTGTCACTCTGGAGTTCCAGCAACACCAGCAGCCGGAGAAGGAGCAGATAGATATTGTTTTTTGGGAATATGGCCCAAATACAACATTGAAATATGTACCCCACAAAGACACTGTTACAGTATTCACCCATAAAGGCAGAGTGGAGTTTAATAAGGAGACCTTCTCTATGGAGCTGAAGAACCTGCAGAAGAGTGACAGTGGACTCTACAGAGGAAAGATCAGTGCTGGGACGGAAGTTATAGTTgagcacacactctctgtgcTGG ATCCAGTGGAGATCCCCGTCCTGTCTGTTGTCTCTAACTGGTCCAGCAGTGACTCATGTAATGTGACAGTGACCTGTAGAGGTCGTGACCACTCTCTGAACTCCACCTGTGATATCAGAACCTGCTCTATAAAGGAAGAGAACTCCATAGACtccaccctctcactctctgtcagaGATGCTCTTATCAGCTGTAACTATAGCAACACAGTGAGCTGGAGAACTGACAAGACACAGATTGAACTACTGTGTCCTTTTTATGAAG AACAAACTGTGGCTCATTCAGAAAACTCAAACATGGTTATTGGGATTGTTGTACCTGGTGCACTCATCTGTGTTCTTTCTATGGCTGTATGGAGGTGGAGAAAATCAA AAAAATATTCCTCACAAACCACGTATGCCACGGTTGAG CGTCAACAAAAAACACCCAGTGGAGGAGAAGCAGCACATCAG GGTTCTCCTCTGACCTCAAAGCCATTGCCCAACACACTCTACAGCACTGTAGTGCACCCCCTTAAGCCTGTCTCAGCTGGTGAGAACCAAGAG TGTGTAGTAAACCCCATCTACAGACAAGTGGAACATTTGGCCACACACAGCTTGAGCGGATTACACCAATAG